From the genome of Penaeus chinensis breed Huanghai No. 1 chromosome 37, ASM1920278v2, whole genome shotgun sequence, one region includes:
- the LOC125045402 gene encoding alkylglycerol monooxygenase-like — translation MASVAQRLGYLFYAVNPKATFFKHPEEIPRYENETLSAILALVGLEIAFKVFTGKQIRSNEVLTSLAIGLLHETTVFISEGAILLGYEWLYQFRVFDLPWDSLYTWWAAFFFVDFCYYWVHRANHEVNLLWAAHQVHHSSEDYILPTAVRVSVFQRMTYFGFYHPLALLGIPISSVMVHLAFNFLFQFWVHNEDIGKLGPLEWVFNTPSHHRVHHGSNKWCLDKNYGSIFILWDRLFGTFQEEKEDEEIVYGLVDQPQSMNGIWHEIFYFEKIYEKARSMSSWGDSLRAVFYGPGWVPGAPRLGDPDGFPDVRAPRGKYDPQMPAWFLWYTLVHLSIGIFLQQIMLIHLQASSWLTVALFIAFNFLTVGVLGSMFDGWRWAPLLEAARCAAFLLYARATPVSGAPMVDAALVLCFAMGAVFWTSQSLLVIGAPAKAVKFE, via the exons ATGGCTAGCGTAGCACAGCGTCTCGGGTATTTGTTTTACGCAGTGAATCCCAAAGCGACTTTTTTCAAACACCCGGAGGAAATCCCGCGATACGAGAATGAG ACCTTATCCGCCATCTTAGCTTTGGTCGGGCTAGAAATTGCGTTCAAGGTGTTCACAGGGAAGCAAATACGATCGAACGAGGTCCTCACATCGCTGGCTATCGGTTTACTGCACGAAACTACTGT ATTCATCTCCGAGGGCGCCATCTTGCTGGGGTACGAGTGGCTCTATCAGTTCCGCGTGTTTGACCTCCCGTGGGACTCGCTGTACACGTGGTGGGCCGCCTTCTTCTTCGTCGACTTCTGCTACTACTGGGTCCATCGGGCGAACCACG AGGTCAATCTCCTCTGGGCGGCCCACCAAGTGCACCATTCCTCCGAGGACTACATTCTCCCCACTGCAGTCCGCGTGTCTGTCTTCCAGCGCATGACCTACTTCGGGTTCTaccaccccctcgccctcctgGGGATCCCCATCTCCTCCGTCATGGTCCACCTTGCCTTCAACTTCCTCTTCCAGTTCTGGGTTCATAACGAAGACATTGGCAAGCTCGGGCCCCTTGAGTGGGTCTTCAACACGCCGTCGCATCATCGCGTGCATCACG GATCCAACAAGTGGTGTCTTGATAAGAATTACGGCAGTATCTTTATCCTCTGGGACCGACTCTTCGGCACTttccaggaggagaaggaggacgaggagatcgTCTACGGCCTCGTGGACCAACCTCAGTCCATGAACGGCATCTGGCATGAG ATCTTCTACTTCGAGAAGATCTACGAGAAGGCGCGGAGCATGAGCAGCTGGGGCGACTCCCTGAGGGCGGTGTTCTATGGGCCCGGCTGGGTCCCCGGGGCGCCTCGCCTGGGGGACCCCGACGGCTTCCCGGACGTCAGGGCCCCCCGGGGGAAGTACGACCCCCAGATGCCCGCGTGGTTCTTGTGGTATACTTTGGTTCACTTGTCGATCGGCATATTCCTTCAGCAAATAATGTTAATTCACCTGCAG GCTTCTTCATGGCTCACGGTCGCCCTCTTCATCGCCTTCAACTTCCTGACGGTGGGCGTCCTGGGCTCCATGTTCGACGGGTGGCGTTGGGCGCCGCTGCTGGAGGCCGCCCGCTGCGCCGCCTTCCTGCTCTACGCCCGCGCGACGCCCGTCTCCGGCGCCCCGATGGTGGACGCCGCCCTCGTCCTCTGCTTCGCCATGGGCGCCGTCTTCTGGACGTCGCAGAGCCTCCTGGTCATTGGCGCGCCCGCGAAAGCCGTTAAATTTGAATGA
- the LOC125045726 gene encoding alkylglycerol monooxygenase-like gives MTIASFSAEPVLLCHGPVAYLFDIVTCLENRQVISRFASETALLVGYEWLYKYRLFDLPWDSAASWWIAFFMVDFVYYWVHRANHEINLLWAAHQVHHSSEDYTLPTGLRLSMFQRLTYFGFYQPLALLGLPISSVMVHLGLNYLFQFWVHNEAVRKMGPLEWVFNTPSHHRVHHGANKWCLDKNYGSLLIIWDRIFGTFQEEKEDEEIVYGLVEQPQSLNGVWHELFYLEKIYEKARGMSSWGDSLRAVFYGPGWVPGAPRLGDPDGFPDVRAPRGKYDPQMPAWFMLYTALHFTLAFGAQQILLVHLKVSPWYTAALFLAFIFLTMGVLGSMFDGFRWAPLLEAARCAAFLLYARTTPVTSAPPVDAALVLCFAMSAVFWTVMSLRALRAPVKIVKED, from the exons CTTCGCGTCCGAAACGGCTCTGCTGGTCGGGTACGAGTGGCTGTACAAGTACCGTCTGTTCGACCTTCCTTGGGACTCGGCTGCCAGTTGGTGGATCGCCTTCTTCATGGTGGATTTCGTCTACTACTGGGTCCACCGCGCGAATCACG AGATCAACCTCCTGTGGGCCGCCCACCAGGTGCACCATTCCTCCGAGGACTACACCCTCCCGACGGGCCTCCGCCTCTCGATGTTCCAGCGCCTCACCTACTTCGGGTTCTACCAGCCCCtcgccctcctcggcctcccgATCTCCTCCGTCATGGTGCACCTCGGCCTCAATTACCTCTTCCAGTTCTGGGTCCATAACGAGGCCGTTAGGAAGATGGGGCCCTTGGAGTGGGTATTTAACACGCCGTCGCACCATCGCGTGCATCATG GAGCGAACAAGTGGTGCCTCGACAAGAACTACGGCAGCCTCCTCATCATCTGGGACAGGATCTTCGGCACTttccaggaggagaaggaggacgaggagatcgTCTACGGCCTCGTGGAGCAGCCGCAGTCCCTGAATGGGGTCTGGCACGAG CTCTTCTACCTCGAGAAGATCTACGAGAAGGCGCGGGGCATGAGCAGCTGGGGCGACTCCCTGAGGGCGGTGTTCTACGGGCCCGGCTGGGTCCCCGGGGCGCCTCGCCTGGGGGACCCCGACGGCTTCCCGGACGTCAGGGCCCCCCGGGGGAAGTACGACCCCCAGATGCCCGCGTGGTTCATGCTTTACACGGCTCTGCACTTCACTCTGGCTTTCGGGGCGCAGCAGATCCTCCTCGTGCATCTGAAG GTGTCTCCCTGGTACACGGccgccctcttcctcgccttcatCTTCCTCACCATGGGCGTCCTGGGCTCCATGTTCGACGGGTTTCGTTGGGCGCCGCTGCTGGAGGCCGCCCGCTGCGCCGCCTTCCTGCTCTACGCCCGCACGACGCCCGTCACCAGCGCTCCGCCCGTGGACGCCGCCCTCGTCCTCTGCTTCGCCATGAGCGCTGTCTTCTGGACGGTCATGAGCCTCAGGGCCCTTCGCGCGCCCGTGAAAATTGTCAAGGAAGattga